AAGGTGACTTTTTTGATGGAGATATCCATTTTGGATTCAATATCTCAAGAGTATTCCAAATCGGAGGAAAATAACAAACTTCTAAATACCCTTTTAGCTTAAATGATGCAATGGAATAAATTTTTGAATTAGGATCTTAGACTCAAGTATGACATATATGCTAATTCTATGAACCTATCAGGCTCTTTACTTTGGCTATATACAAGTCATTTTGGTCTATGTAATCTTGCATAGTATAGGTAATATAATAATCAGGTATAATTCCTCTATTAGAACTGACTTGTTGCTTCGATTTTGGGAAGTAAATATGATATCTAGGCACCGCTATGGTCATATCCATATTATTCAAAACAACCTCGGATTTTGATCCCGCTGAAAACCCTTCATATCGCGTTCCTGTTTCCTCACCTAGGATAGTCGCATTCGCATATTCCTTCAGGTATCTTGCTATTGTTGATCCTGCCGAATAGGTCCTTCCATTCACCAGAACGAATATTTTTCCATTAAATACTAGTTTAGAAGGCTTGGGCAATTTATACGTACGCTCCTTGCCTTCCCATGAAACTGTTTTTTTCAAAAAGGGATCATCTAGTGATTGAGTCATGATAAATGGCACTATATCATCAGCACACTCATTCCTTCCCCCGGTATTCCCTCTAAGGTCAATTACCAATGAGCTAACATTCTTTTCTTTCAACTCCTCAAATATCTTTTTATAAGTTTGGTTCGGCTTTATATCATCTTGCTGAAGAACTCTATAATCAAAGGAAGGAAGTGTTAAATAAGCAATATCATTCTCAAAGCTCAGGGTATAAAAATGAGTGGTTCCGGGTTCTTCCTGGGCCCTTTCTGGGTAATAATTTGCAAGATTTTCAAATTGCTTTTCCCTAATCATAGAATTGATATTTACCTCTCGTTTGCGCCCCGTAAGATCAACCAACTCCAATTGAAAAACCTTAGGCTGATCTACATAAAAATAATACATCCAGGAAAACCCCATCTCAATATTTCTATCTACATAACTTGTAATTTCTCCATCTGAAGGGGTATAAGCATAGAGTTTAGAGAGAATCTGACTCGCAGTCAATCCATTGATAGAAACAATCTCCTCTCCCCTTTTGAGCGCTTTCTCATCAGAATAATCGAGCCAAACAAACAATTTACCGTCTATTACTTTCACAGAAAGAGGAAGGTAGGAATATTCATTTTTACCAAAGCCTGAGTGCACAGGATCACTCCAACTCCCAAGGGAGAAATGGCCTTCATTGCTTATTGCACATAGCCTACTTATCAGTTGAAATGATTTGATAAGGGAAATAGAATCCCCGGTAACTTCTGAGAAAATGCTATCTGCTTGTTTTTGAAAATTGGGATTATATATACTTAGTGCGGGATTATAAGTCTCAATACCCTTTCTAAGTTTAGTCAAATCAGCCTCCAACTGGACCTTTGATATTTTCTGGGCATCAATTGAAAAAGAGGCAAATAGGAAGGCTAGAAAAAACAGGTATTTCATTTCTTATGATTTAAGGCAGAGGAAATATTTCTTTGATAAATCTAAAAGGTTATGACTTTATTTCAAATTCAATAAAAATCCATTCTCAAATTTTCCAACTACCATTCCATTTCATCATATTCATTACACCCCACTCCGGTGACTTAAAGAGACTTATCAGATCGCCCAAAAACAGTTTTTTCTACCTTCTGAACATCCTTCAAAATAAAGCTTGAGCAATATTAAATCTAATGACTAAATAAGCCATAAGACTATTTTTGAAGGATAGCGTAATCAACTAGTTTCTACCAAAAATTAATCAAAAAACCTCAAGGTTGATATTTCCCAACTACTACTAGCTTATCTCCACTCAAGTCAACTTCAAATAAATTGGGAATACGGATGTAGCGCCCATTGACACTTTTATGGCTATGGATTGCCATCACCGTTGTTCCGTCAAAAGTTTCGAAAAGCATTCCATGCCCAAAATTCATTGGAGTAATAGGCTCATCTTCCTGAATCCATGGACCATTGAGCGTGCCATCTTCAGAATAAGCCACTCCTTGAACATAGTCACTATAGATCCAACTGGTCCAAATCATACCCAGTTTACCGGTTTGAGTTTCGAATAAATATGGGCCATCCGTCACCTTATTGGGTTTAACATTACCCTCATCATCTTTTTCTCTGCTCCAGGGTGAGTCACTGGCAAGAAATAACAACTCGCTTTCTCCAATTGTCCCGGATAAATCTGATTTCAATTCAATTTTCTCCATGGTACCATTTCCATTTTGTAACCACTCATGGCAAAAAATCATGTAAGGTTTTTCATCCTTGTCTACCCAAAAAGTTCCGTCTAGTGTTGGCATATCAGCAGGTAAATAAATGGGGTCTTTCATGGGAACATAGGGTCCTTCTGGTTTATCGCTTACCAAAACATGGCTTGCTCTTCGATTGATAGCATTTCCTGCAACGGTATCAATGTAAACATCCCTGTTGGTGAAGGTTCCGAAATAGTAATACTTGTCCTTGTATTGATGTAATTCTGCGGCCCATATCATAGGGTTTGGCCCCATCCATGAATTAGGATCAGTTTCTGCCACCTTAAAGGGACCTGTCCACAATTTGAGATCTTTACTTTTCCATAGAAGGCCGCCTGTTCCTGTCATATAATAGGTCTTGGAATCCTTATCGGCCAAAATACTGGGATCACTTAGTCGAATTGAATCTAAAGGAATATTCTCTTTTACTTCTGGCTTCCAGCCTTGAGCAAAGGCTGTGGAAAGAAACATCGCCAGTACAAGCGTTAATAGGTTATTTTTCATAGGTTTTAGGTTTAAAGTAATATCACAATATCACCCTTGATAATACAAAAATTTCATTCTTCATCATACCACTTTTGATTTACTACTCTCTAGATGTGGATTAATGGTTCCACATAATTTTCTAGAACATTAAAAAACTGTGAATACAAAAATCTTTTCCCCATCAAGATTCAATGAAGTCTGTTTTTAAAACAAAAAAAGCCTCAGAAATCACTTACTGAGGCTTACTATCAAATAGCTGAATTTACTTCCTTGGCCAAACATTATCTTTCACTTCATAATCAGGGAAGCGGCCATGAGGATCAAGTGTAATATTTTTGATTTTTCTTCCTCCAAAATCCATTTGAGCTTCAAAGGTTTTATTTCCATCAAACCACACGGTAACAGGCCAGGTAACTTCAACTGTATTCTCATCAATAATTTTAGAATTAGGTAAGCTTTTGATGTCAGTGCCTTCATCCTCAAACTCAACTCTCAAAACAACGGGGGCAGGCATTTGACCATCTTGTCTAACTGTCACGGTTGTTTTTCCATCTACAGTTTCAACATTTTCAATTGATCCATCGACTGCCTCAGTGGTAAATAGCCAGTAGTACCAAAACCATTCTAGATTTTGATCCA
Above is a window of Algoriphagus machipongonensis DNA encoding:
- a CDS encoding S41 family peptidase → MKYLFFLAFLFASFSIDAQKISKVQLEADLTKLRKGIETYNPALSIYNPNFQKQADSIFSEVTGDSISLIKSFQLISRLCAISNEGHFSLGSWSDPVHSGFGKNEYSYLPLSVKVIDGKLFVWLDYSDEKALKRGEEIVSINGLTASQILSKLYAYTPSDGEITSYVDRNIEMGFSWMYYFYVDQPKVFQLELVDLTGRKREVNINSMIREKQFENLANYYPERAQEEPGTTHFYTLSFENDIAYLTLPSFDYRVLQQDDIKPNQTYKKIFEELKEKNVSSLVIDLRGNTGGRNECADDIVPFIMTQSLDDPFLKKTVSWEGKERTYKLPKPSKLVFNGKIFVLVNGRTYSAGSTIARYLKEYANATILGEETGTRYEGFSAGSKSEVVLNNMDMTIAVPRYHIYFPKSKQQVSSNRGIIPDYYITYTMQDYIDQNDLYIAKVKSLIGS
- a CDS encoding glycoside hydrolase family 43 protein codes for the protein MKNNLLTLVLAMFLSTAFAQGWKPEVKENIPLDSIRLSDPSILADKDSKTYYMTGTGGLLWKSKDLKLWTGPFKVAETDPNSWMGPNPMIWAAELHQYKDKYYYFGTFTNRDVYIDTVAGNAINRRASHVLVSDKPEGPYVPMKDPIYLPADMPTLDGTFWVDKDEKPYMIFCHEWLQNGNGTMEKIELKSDLSGTIGESELLFLASDSPWSREKDDEGNVKPNKVTDGPYLFETQTGKLGMIWTSWIYSDYVQGVAYSEDGTLNGPWIQEDEPITPMNFGHGMLFETFDGTTVMAIHSHKSVNGRYIRIPNLFEVDLSGDKLVVVGKYQP